Proteins found in one Cervus canadensis isolate Bull #8, Minnesota chromosome 24, ASM1932006v1, whole genome shotgun sequence genomic segment:
- the NKAIN1 gene encoding sodium/potassium-transporting ATPase subunit beta-1-interacting protein 1 isoform X1, whose product MGKCSGRCTLVAFCCLQLVAALERQIFDFLGYQWAPILANFLHIMAVILGIFGTVQYRSRYLILYAAWLVLWVGWNAFIICFYLEVGQLSQDRDFIMTFNTSLHRSWWMENGPGCLVTPVLNSRLALEDHHVISVTGCLLDYPYIEALSSALQIFLALFGFVFACYVSKVFLEEEDSFDFIGGFDSYGYQAPQKTSHLQLQPLYTSG is encoded by the exons GTGGCTGCGCTGGAGCGGCAGATCTTTGACTTCCTGGGCTACCAGTGGGCTCCGATCCTTGCCAACTTCCTGCACATCATGGCAGTTATCCTGGGCATCTTTGGCACCGTGCAGTACCGCTCCCGGTACCTCATCCTG TATGCAGCCTGGCTGGTGCTCTGGGTTGGCTGGAATGCATTTATCATCTGCTTCTATTTGGAGGTTGGACAGCTGTCCCAG GACCGGGACTTCATCATGACCTTCAACACATCCCTGCACCGCTCCTGGTGGATGGAGAACGGGCCAGGCTGCCTGGTGACACCTGTCCTGAACTCCCGCCTGGCCCTGGAGGACCACCATGTCATCTCAGTCACCGGCTGCCTGCTCGACTATCCCTACATTGAAGCACTTAGCAGTGCCCTGCAGATCTTCTTGGCT CTGTTCGGCTTCGTGTTCGCCTGCTACGTGAGCAAAGTATTCCTGGAAGAGGAGGACAGCT TCGATTTCATCGGCGGTTTTGACTCCTACGGATACCAGGCTCCCCAGAAGACGTCGCATTTACAACTGCAACCTCTGTACAC GTCTGGGTAG
- the NKAIN1 gene encoding sodium/potassium-transporting ATPase subunit beta-1-interacting protein 1 isoform X3 — protein sequence MTFNTSLHRSWWMENGPGCLVTPVLNSRLALEDHHVISVTGCLLDYPYIEALSSALQIFLALFGFVFACYVSKVFLEEEDSFDFIGGFDSYGYQAPQKTSHLQLQPLYTSG from the exons ATGACCTTCAACACATCCCTGCACCGCTCCTGGTGGATGGAGAACGGGCCAGGCTGCCTGGTGACACCTGTCCTGAACTCCCGCCTGGCCCTGGAGGACCACCATGTCATCTCAGTCACCGGCTGCCTGCTCGACTATCCCTACATTGAAGCACTTAGCAGTGCCCTGCAGATCTTCTTGGCT CTGTTCGGCTTCGTGTTCGCCTGCTACGTGAGCAAAGTATTCCTGGAAGAGGAGGACAGCT TCGATTTCATCGGCGGTTTTGACTCCTACGGATACCAGGCTCCCCAGAAGACGTCGCATTTACAACTGCAACCTCTGTACAC GTCTGGGTAG